TCGGCCGACGTGCGCGTATGCCTGATGAACTGCCTGCTGCACCTGCGCAGAGTCGGTGACGTCGAGGGCAAGGGGCCGCACCGCGTCGCCAAAGCTTCCCGCGAGATCGGCTACGTCTGCCAGTTTGCGGGCGGTCGCTGTAACCCGATCACCGCGCTTAAGAGCAGCCTCAGCCCAGATGCGGCCGAACCCTCAAGTGCCGTGCAGACAAGTGTGTCGTCACCTGTCTTCACACGAGCCCGCCGGCGGCGCCACATAGCAGAACCCCGGTACAGACAGAAAAGACAAGCTTTTCCTTCCGTTCATGCTCGCGGATGAGAGCAGGCACTTCTTGATCGCGCATCAGCGCTTGCTGCCTATAACCGCCGGGCACCACCAGAACATCGAAGAGCTCTGCTTCTGCTATCCTCGCGTCCGGCGAAAGTCGAAATCCCTGCACGTCACGGACCGGCGCAATCTCTTTGCCAATGATTAGGATCGATGTATCCGGCATGCGTGAGAGAACTTCAAACGGCCCTGTTAGGTCCATCTGATCCATTTGCTCGTAGATCAGGCAGCCCACAGAGAGCCGTTGTGTTGTGATCTTTGGCTTCGATCTCTCGCTTACAAACAGAGGAACGCTCATAGTGCTCTCTCCTCAACACCTGTCGGGAACATGCACTCCACGCGCAGTTCCTGGGCCGTGATGCACTGTGGCGTGCCGACCGTCGTGATCAGCGAGAAATAAGAGAAGCGCTCATCTCCTCGCCGGAAGGTGATGGGCAGTACGGGACTCTGAGGCACCAACGGGGTCTTCAGTCCTGCAGCTCCTGGGTACTGACGCAGCCGCTTCAGCAGCTCTTGGAGTTTCGCGTCCAGTACCTGACCCACTGCCTCCCGCCGGACCCGTTGTAGCAGGCCGCCCGCTACCTTCTCCCACTCCTCAACGAAAGGCCGCATCCCCGCC
This sequence is a window from Acidicapsa acidisoli. Protein-coding genes within it:
- a CDS encoding SDR family NAD(P)-dependent oxidoreductase, producing MWAEAALKRGDRVTATARKLADVADLAGSFGDAVRPLALDVTDSAQVQQAVHQAYAHVGRLDILVNNAGASLFAVTEEASDEQIRGLFDTNYFGTERFAEMR
- a CDS encoding DJ-1/PfpI family protein, with amino-acid sequence MSVPLFVSERSKPKITTQRLSVGCLIYEQMDQMDLTGPFEVLSRMPDTSILIIGKEIAPVRDVQGFRLSPDARIAEAELFDVLVVPGGYRQQALMRDQEVPALIREHERKEKLVFSVCTGVLLCGAAGGLV